From a single Hypomesus transpacificus isolate Combined female chromosome 14, fHypTra1, whole genome shotgun sequence genomic region:
- the LOC124476996 gene encoding mucin-5AC-like isoform X5 produces MALRWMKPWLALCFGLYAAQKGVLSSDGGHVCSTWGYYHFKTFDGDFFQLPSSCNYVLTSLCKSDYEEFYIQLQRGEVNDHPIINKVTIKLEGTLVELSNNSVSVDEKRVTIPFSQSGLLIVKAQSYIKITAKLGFVVMWNEDDALWVEMNTKFRNQTCGLCGDFNGVQTNEMVPDNDNRPNLELYGGKWKADSFEETCKEGSPPSQLKCENQTGQCEHLLSDPGFNSCRDVIDTKSFIKACEIDLCYCTSKNVSCQCLTLSEYSRQCAHTGGKPPNWKTAHLCPKTCPLNLEYQECGNACTDSCSNQHRHNLCEDHCIDGCFCPAGTVYDDISQHGCVPVNRCSCLHNGKSYSPGESYSITCQKFTCGNGKWSGEYLACTGTCSIKGGSHITTYDGQDYTFHGDCSYVLSKQTKGQDFIVVGDIVKCGKSNIETCLKSVTLVTQGDMMVLIEASGKVFVNKLFSPLPLLIANLTIFKPSTFYIVVQTNYGLRLKVQLVPLMQVYISADVSHKGKMKGLCGDFNDVESDDFKIINGMIEGTAVTFANTWKTETSCPDVTNMFQNPCTMSSEKEKYAKHWCSMLSQKNGIFSECHSKVNPNRYEDYCMYDSCTCENSEDCMCAAVSSYVHACAAAGVILQGWRNTTCGGYVSHCPGTMIYDYSMTSCGRTCRSLSQTDAACEVNFVPVDGCGCAEGTYLNEEGTCVTASECPCYYRETTLSPGQRLNTYEATCFCHNGKLSCTGTTKQISCSKPMVFFNCSSSRINEKGSECQESCQTQTECISKECISGCLCPEGLLSDGNGGCTEEEHCPCSHNGVIYQPGNVIQEDCNVCVCMGRNWQCSQNECSATCAIYGDGHYITFDGRSFSYDGNCEYTLLQDMCSNNANRTFSVTTQNIPCGTTGTTCSAAIKLFLGNNELFFSEENIQVLKHNGGDVSYKVHTIGLFLVVEISNGLILIWDKKTTLFIKIAPTFKGKVCGLCGNYDGNAKNDFTTRNQAVVVDPVEFGNSWKVSQSCPNAVTVKDPCTSQPHRKAWALKHCSIINSDVFKPCHSQVNPTEYYKACERDSCACDTGGDCECFCAAVAAYAAACNEARTCIRWRTPKICPLFCDFYNPSDECEWHYEPCGSPCMKTCRNPSGKCSEQIPKLEGCYPKCPLAEPYLDETTMKCVTEKDCGCYDEDGNHYNEGQPMPVERNCQTCKCSSTEATCTYNSTACHCLYKGTSYNDGDTIYHTSDGSETCITAVCKNNGTIVRSMEDCSTSASTTTPTTTVFTFSTTGTQPTVHTSTVTTPTVTTPTVTTPTVTTPTVTTTTVTTPTVTTPTVTTPTVTTTTVTTPTVTTPTVTTPTVTTPTVTTPTVTTLTVTTTTVTTPTVTTTQKTLETTTTLTTTNVPTTTTLPSTTSILPSTITSTSTATTPSNTTLITTAVSTYSSTTPTPCSLCKWSDWIDKSYPSEDASGDYENITQIKDSGLICMQPVAIECRAKEQKDVSLVDLGQKVECSLLVGLNCKNEDQLPPICFNYEIRVKCCDHNEKYCETTTSTVTTPTVTTTQTTLGTSTTLTSTTVPTTTPVPSTTFILPTTITSTSTVTTPRETTLITTAVTTPTVTTTQPTFTTSTTLTSKTVPTTTPVPSTTSILPTTITSTSTATTHSKTTLITTAVTTPTVPTTQTTLGTSTILTSTTVPTTTPVPSTTFILPTTSTSISTATTPSNTTLITTAVSTYSSTTRKPCSLCKWSGWIDNSYPSEGASGDYENITQIKDSGVICMQPVAIECRAKEQKDVSLVDLGQKVECSLLVGLNCKNEDQFPPICYNYEIRVKCCDHDDQYCETTTTAVTTPTVTTTQTTLGTSTTLTSTTVPTTTPVPSTTFILPTTITSTSTATTPSNTTLITTAVTTPTVTITQTTLGTSTTLTSTTVPTTTPVPSTTSILPTTSTSTSTVTTPSETTLITTALTTPTVTTTQTTLGTSTTLTSTTVPTTTPVPSTTSILPTTSTSTSTVTTPSETTLITTALTTPTVTTTQTTLGTSTTLTSTTVPTTTPVPSTTSILPTTSTSTSTVTTPSETTLITTAFTTPTVTTTQTTFTTSTTLTSTTVPTYTSTSHTNCGSCKWSDWIDNNYPSDGPSGGEYEIIKPICSLPLDIAMEIECRAKEYKNTSLADLGQKVECSLLVGLNCKNEDQRPPICFNYEIRVKCCNPCETTTPTIPTTQTTLGTSTILTSTTVPTTTTVPSTTSILPTTSTSISTVTTPSETTLITTALTTPTVTTTQTTLGTSTILTSTTVPTTTPVPSTTFILPTTSTISTATTPSSTTLITTAVSTYSSTTPTPCSLCKWSDWIDKSYPSEGASGDYENITQIKDSGVICMQPVAIECRAKEQKDVSLVDLGQKVECSLLVGLNCKNEDQFPPICYNYEIRVKCCDHDDQYCETTTTAVTTPTVTTTQTTLGTSTTLTSTTVPTTTPVPSTTFILPTTITSTSTATTPSNTTLITTAVTTPTVTTTQTTLGTSTTLTSTTVPTTTPVPSTTSILPTTSTSTSTVKTPSETTLITTALTTPTVTTTQTTLGTSTTLTSTTVPTTTPVPSTTSILPTTSTSTSTVTTPSETTLITTALTTPTVTTTQTTLGTSTTLTSTTVPTTTPVPSTTSILPTTSTSTSTVTTPSETTLITTAFTTPTVTTTQTTFTTSTTLTSTTVPTYTSTSHTNCGSCKWSDWIDNNYPSDGPSGGEYEIIKPICSLPLDIAMEIECRAKEYKNTSLADLGQKVECSLLVGLNCKNEDQRPPICFNYEIRVKCCNPCETTTPTIPTTQTTLGTSTILTSTTVPTTTTVPSTTSILPTTSTSTSTATTHSETTLFTTALTTQTVTTTQTTLGTSTTLTSTTVPTTTTVPSTTFILPTTITSTSTVTTPRETTLITTALTTPTVTTTQTTLGTSTTLTSTTVPTTTTVPSTTSILPTTSTSTSTATTHSETTLITTALTTPTVTTTQTTPGTSTTLTSTTVPTTTTVPSTTFILPTTSTSTSTVTTPSETTLITSAVTTPTVTTIRPSIKATTGFIIYTAPPPTGPPTGSSCTCKYLNQSFPSGSYMYNQTDGAGWCFTSFCNQSCIVEKQARPCHTTTPPTFTTKPVITHCQNVNPPREDGESWQTDKCTIQTCHSGNITTVPVKCAPVTKLVCENKFPAIKVYDDTGCCFHYECQCMCYGWGDPHYVTFDGTYYSFQENCTYVLVKEITPRYHNFTVIIENVSCGPSGTISCPQSLTVYYKSYTIILTQKRSTITTNMYWN; encoded by the exons ATGGCTCTTAGATGGATGAAACCATGGCTTGCTCTCTGTTTTGGATTATATGCTGCACAGAAAG GAGTTCTCTCCTCTGACGGTGGACATGTATGCAGCACATGGGGGTACTACCACTTCAAGACCTTTGATGGAGATTTCTTCCAGCTTCCCTCTTCTTGTAACTACGTCCTGACTTCCCTGTGCAAGAGTGATTATGAGGAGTTCTACATCCAGCTACAGCGTGGGGAAGTGAATGATCATCCCATCATTAACAAGGTCACCATAAAGCTGGAAGGGACCTTGGTGGAGCTGTCCAACAACTCAGTCAGTGTAGATgagaaaag AGTCACCATTCCATTTAGTCAGTCTGGATTGTTGATTGTCAAGGCACAATCTTACATCAAGATCACGGCAAAGTTAGGTTTTGTCGTCATGTGGAATGAAGATGATGCCCTCTGG GTTGAAATGAACACCAAATTCAGGAATCAGACTTGTGGACTGTGTGGTGACTTCAATGGGGTTCAAACCAATGAAATGGTCCCAGACAATG ATAACCGCCCAAACCTTGAACTTTATGGTGGAAAGTGGAAAGCAGACAGCTTCGAGGAAACCTGCAAGGAAGGCTCTCCTCCGTCTCAACTGAAATGTGAAAATCAG ACAGGACAATGCGAGCACCTGCTGTCGGATCCTGGCTTCAACAGCTGCAGAGACGTGATAGACACAAAGTCCTTTATCAAGGCCTGTGAGATAGACTTGTGCTACTGTACCAGTAAAAATGTCTCTTGTCAGTGTCTAACCCTGTCTGAGTACTCCCGCCAGTGTGCCCATACAGGGGGGAAACCCCCAAACTGGAAGACCGCACATCTCTGCC CAAAAACATGTCCTCTGAACTTGGAGTACCAGGAATGTGGCAATGCCTGCACTGACTCCTGCAGcaaccaacacagacacaacttGTGTGAAGACCATTGCATTGATGGCTGCTTTTGTCCTGCTG GAACGGTCTATGATGACATTAGTCAGCATGGTTGTGTTCCTGTAAACCGGTGCTCCTGCCTCCACAATGGAAAGTCTTACAGTCCTGGAGAATCATACTCAATAACCTGCCAAAAATT TACCTGCGGTAATGGCAAGTGGAGTGGTGAATATCTGGCCTGTACAGGCACCTGCTCTATAAAGGGAGGTTCTCACATCACCACCTATGATGGCCAAGACTACACTTTCCATGGAGACTGCTCCTATGTTCTGTCAAAG CAAACCAAGGGCCAGGATTTCATCGTCGTTGGTGACATAGTAAAATGTGGAAAGTCTAACATTGAAACTTGCCTGAAGTCAGTGACTTTGGTTACACAAGGGGATATG ATGGTTTTGATTGAAGCAAGTGGAAAAGTCTTTGTCAATAAGCTTTTTTCTCCATTGCCTCTTTTGATAG CTAATTTAACAATCTTCAAGCCCTCTACATTCTACATTGTCGTACAGACAAACTATGGTCTTCGTCTTAAGGTTCAATTAGTACCATTGATGCAGGTCTATATCTCCGCTGATGTTTCCCACAAAGGGAAAATGAAGg GCCTTTGTGGAGATTTTAATGACGTTGAGAGCGATGATTTCAAAATAATAAATGGAATGATTGAGGGGACCGCTGTGACTTTTGCAAACACTTGGAAGACCGAAACAAGCTGCCCTGATGTGACCAATATGTTTCAAAATCCTTGCACCATGAGTTCTGAAAAAG AAAAGTATGCCAAACACTGGTGTTCCATGCTGTCACAAAAAAACGGAATATTCTCTGAATGTCATTCTAAAGTGAATCCAAATCGTTATGAGGAC TACTGCATGTACGACAGCTGTACCTGTGAAAACAGTGAGGACTGCATGTGTGCAGCGGTCTCCTCCTATGTCCATGCGTGTGCTGCGGCTGGTGTCATCCTACAAGGATGGAGAAACACCACCTGTG GTGGTTATGTGTCACACTGCCCCGGAACTATGATATATGACTACAGCATGACAAGCTGTGGTCGCACCTGTCGATCTCTCAGCCAAACCGATGCAGCATGTGAGGTAAACTTTGTGCCTGTGGATGGGTGTGGCTGTGCCGAAGGAACTTATTTGAACGAAGAGGGAACATGTGTGACTGCCTCAGAATGCCCCTGCTACTATAGAGAAACAACACTGTCCCCTGGGCAGAGACTAAATACGTATGAGGCCACTTG CTTTTGCCACAATGGGAAATTAAGCTGTACAGgaacaacaaaacaaatat CATGCAGCAAGCCAATGGTGTTCTTCAACTGCTCAAGTTCTAGAATCAATGAAAAGGGATCAGAATGTCAGGAAagctgccaaacacaaacagaatgC ATCAGTAAAGAATGCATCTCAGGCTGTTTGTGTCCTGAGGGCCTTTTATCTGACGGTAACGGTGGCTGCACTGAGGAGGAACATTGTCCCTGTTCACACAACGGGGTCATTTATCAGCCTGGAAACGTAATCCAAGAAGACTGCAATGTCTG tgtTTGCATGGGAAGAAACTGGCAATGTTCGCAAAATGAGTGTAGCGCGACCTGTGCCATTTATGGGGATGGACATTACATCACTTTCGATGGCAGGAGTTTCTCTTACGATGGCAATTGTGAATATACACTTCTACAG GACATGTGCAGCAACAATGCAAACAGAACCTTTAGCGTGACTACACAGAACATACCTTGCGGAACTACTGGTACAACCTGTTCCGCTGCTATCAAGCTCTTCTTAGGG AACAATGAGTTATTTTTCTCAGAGGAAAATATTCAAGTCCTGAAACATAATGGTGGAGATGTTTCCTATAAGGTCCACACTATTGGTTTATTCTTGGTTGTTGAAATTAGTAACGGCCTGATCCTCATATGGGACAAGAAGACAACGCTGTTCATTAAAATTGCCCCCACATTCAAG GGAAAAGTCTGTGGTCTGTGTGGAAACTATGATGGAAATGCTAAAAATGACTTCACAACCAGAAATCAAGCGGTGGTGGTGGACCCTGTTGAGTTTGGAAACAGCTGGAAAGTGTCTCAAAGTTGCCCTAATGCAGTTACTGTAAAAGACCCTTGTACTTCACAACCACATCGAAAGGCTTGGGCTTTAAAACACTGCAGCATCATTAATAGTGATGTATTTAAACCCTGCCACTCACAG GTGAATCCTACAGAGTACTATAAAGCCTGTGAGAGGGACTCCTGTGCATGTGACACAGGCGGAGACTGTGAATGTTTCTGTGCAGCTGTTGCCGCTTACGCAGCAGCGTGTAACGAGGCTCGGACCTGCATTAGATGGAGAACGCCCAAAATCTGCC CTCTGTTCTGTGATTTTTACAACCCTTCTGATGAGTGTGAATGGCACTATGAGCCGTGTGGATCACCTTGTATGAAGACCTGCAGGAATCCTTCAGGAAAATGCTCTGAACAGATTCCAAAACTGGAAG GTTGCTACCCCAAATGTCCCTTGGCTGAGCCTTATCTTGATGAAACTACAATGaagtgtgtgacagagaaagattgtGGTTGCTATGATGAAGACGGCAACCATTACAATGAGGGACAGCCTATGCCCGTAGAAAGAAACTGTCAGACATG TAAATGCTCATCAACTGAGGCCACGTGCACCTACAACAGTACAG CTTGTCATTGTCTATATAAAGGAACATCATACAATGACGGAGATACGATCTATCACACATCTGATGGAAGTGAAACTTGTATCACTGCTGTTTGTAAAAACAATGGCACTATTGTACGGTCAATGGAAGATTGTTCCACCTCAGCTTCTACAACAACACCAACTACAACAGTGTTTACATTTTCCACCACTG GAACTCAGCCGACGGTACATACATCAACAGTAACAACTCCAACAGTTACAACTCCAACAGTTACAACTCCAACAGTTACAACTCCAACAGTTACAACTACGACAGTTACAACTCCAACAGTTACAACTCCAACAGTTACAACTCCAACAGTTACAACTACGACAGTTACAACTCCGACAGTTACAACTCCAACAGTTACAACTCCAACAGTTACAACTCCAACAGTTACAACTCCAACAGTTACAACTCTGACAGTTACAACTACGACAGTTACAACTCCGACAGTTACAACTACTCAGAAAACACTTGAGACAACAACCACCTTAACAACTACAAATGTGCCAACAACAACTACACTTCCATCAACTACATCCATTCTACCCTCGACCATTACCAGcacatcaactgcaacaacaccCAGCAACACAACCCTAATTACAACTGCAGTGTCAACATATAGTAGTACCACTCCCACACCATGCAGTTTGTGTAAATGGTCTGATTGGATTGACAAAAGTTATCCTTCGGAAGATGCAAGTGGAGATTATGAAAATATTACGCAGATAAAGGATTCTGGACTAATATGCATGCAACCAGTGGCTATAGAATGTAGAGCAAAAGAACAAAAAGATGTTTCCCTGGTAGACTTAGGTCAGAAGGTTGAGTGCAGTCTTCTGGTTGGACTAAATTGCAAGAATGAGGATCAACTGCCTCCGATTTGTTTCAATTATGAGATTAGAGTCAAATGTTGTGACCACAATGAAAAATATTGTGAAACAACCACATCAACAGTAACAACTCCAACAGTTACAACTACTCAGACTACACTCGGGACATCAACAACCTTAACATCTACAACTGTGCCAACAACAACTCCAGTTCCATCAACTACATTCATTCTGCCCACGACCATTACCAGCACATCAACTGTAACAACACCCAGAGAGACAACCCTAATTACAACTGCAGTTACAACTCCGACAGTTACAACTACTCAGCCTACattcacaacatcaacaaccttAACATCTAAAACTGTGCCAACAACTACTCCAGTTCCATCAACTACATCCATTCTGCCCACGACCATTACCAGcacatcaactgcaacaacacaCAGCAAAACAACCCTAATTACAACTGCAGTTACAACTCCAACAGTTCCAACTACTCAGACTACACTCGGGACATCAACAATCTTAACATCTACAACTGTGCCAACAACAACTCCAGTTCCATCAACTACGTTCATTCTGCCCACGACAAGTACCAGTAtatcaactgcaacaacaccCAGCAACACAACCCTAATTACAACAGCAGTGTCAACATATAGTAGTACCACTCGCAAACCATGCAGTTTGTGTAAATGGTCTGGTTGGATTGACAACAGTTATCCTTCAGAAGGTGCAAGTGGAGATTATGAAAATATTACGCAGATAAAGGATTCTGGAGTAATATGCATGCAACCAGTGGCGATAGAATGTAGAGCAAAAGAACAAAAAGATGTTTCCCTGGTAGACTTAGGTCAGAAGGTTGAGTGCAGTCTTCTGGTTGGACTAAATTGCAAGAATGAGGATCAATTTCCTCCGATTTGTTACAATTATGAGATAAGAGTCAAATGTTGTGACCATGATGACCAATATTGtgaaacaaccacaacagcagttACAACTCCGACAGTTACAACTACTCAGACAACACTCGGGACATCAACAACCTTAACATCTACAACTGTGCCAACAACAACTCCAGTTCCATCAACTACATTCATTCTGCCCACAACCATTACCAGcacatcaactgcaacaacaccCAGCAATACAACCTTAATTACAACTGCAGTTACAACTCCGACAGTTACAATTACTCAGACAACACTCGGGACATCAACAACCTTAACATCTACAACTGTGCCAACAACAACTCCAGTTCCATCAACTACATCCATTCTTCCCACGACCAGCACCAGCACATCAACTGTAACAACCCCCAGCGAGACAACCCTAATTACAACTGCACTTACAACTCCGACAGTTACAACTACTCAGACTACACTCGGGACATCAACAACCTTAACATCTACAACTGTGCCAACAACAACTCCAGTTCCATCAACTACATCCATTCTTCCCACGACCAGCACCAGCACATCAACTGTAACAACACCCAGCGAGACAACCCTAATTACAACTGCACTTACAACTCCGACAGTTACAACTACTCAGACTACACTCGGGACATCAACAACCTTAACATCTACAACTGTGCCAACAACAACTCCAGTTCCATCAACTACATCCATTCTTCCCACGACCAGCACCAGCACATCAACTGTAACAACACCCAGCGAGACAACCCTAATTACAACTGCATTTACAACTCCGACAGTTACAACTACTCAGACTACattcacaacatcaacaaccttAACATCTACAACTGTTCCAACATATACTAGTACCAGTCACACTAACTGCGGTTCGTGTAAATGGTCTGATTGGATTGACAATAATTATCCTTCGGATGGACCAAGTGGAGGAGAATATGAAATTATTAAGCCGATATGCAGCCTACCACTGGATATAGCAATGGAAATAGAATGTAGAGCAAAAGAATATAAAAATACATCCCTGGCAGACTTAGGTCAGAAGGTTGAGTGCAGTCTTCTGGTTGGACTCAATTGCAAGAATGAGGATCAACGGCCTCCGATTTGTTTCAATTATGAGATAAGAGTAAAATGTTGTAACCCCTGTGAAACAACCACACCAACAATACCAACTACTCAGACAACACTCGGGACATCAACAATCTTAACATCTACAACTGTGCCAACAACAACTACAGTTCCATCAACTACATCCATTCTGCCCACGACCAGCACCAGCATATCAACTGTAACAACACCCAGCGAGACAACCCTAATTACAACTGCACTTACAACTCCGACAGTTACAACTACTCAGACTACACTCGGGACATCAACAATCTTAACATCTACAACTGTGCCAACAACAACTCCAGTTCCATCAACTACATTCATTCTGCCCACAACAAGTACCAtatcaactgcaacaacaccCAGCAGCACAACCCTAATTACAACTGCAGTGTCAACATATAGTAGTACCACTCCCACACCATGCAGTTTGTGTAAATGGTCTGATTGGATTGACAAAAGTTATCCTTCGGAAGGTGCAAGTGGAGATTATGAAAATATTACGCAGATAAAGGATTCTGGAGTAATATGCATGCAACCGGTGGCTATAGAATGTAGAGCAAAAGAACAAAAAGATGTTTCCCTGGTAGACTTAGGTCAGAAGGTTGAGTGCAGTCTTCTGGTTGGACTAAATTGCAAGAATGAGGATCAATTTCCTCCGATTTGTTACAATTATGAGATAAGAGTCAAATGTTGTGACCATGATGACCAATATTGTGAAACAACCACAACTGCAGTTACAACTCCGACAGTGACAACTACTCAGACAACACTCGGGACATCAACAACTTTAACATCTACAACTGTGCCAACAACAACTCCAGTTCCATCAACTACATTCATTCTGCCCACAACCATTACCAGcacatcaactgcaacaacaccCAGCAATACAACCTTAATTACAACTGCAGTTACAACTCCGACAGTTACAACTACTCAGACAACACTCGGGACATCAACAACCTTAACATCTACAACTGTGCCAACAACAACTCCAGTTCCATCAACTACATCCATTCTTCCCACGACCAGCACCAGCACATCAACTGTAAAAACACCCAGCGAGACAACCCTAATTACAACTGCACTTACAACTCCGACAGTTACAACTACTCAGACTACACTCGGGACATCAACAACCTTAACATCTACAACTGTGCCAACAACAACTCCAGTTCCATCAACTACATCCATTCTTCCCACGACCAGCACCAGCACATCAACTGTAACAACACCCAGCGAGACAACCCTAATTACAACTGCACTTACAACTCCGACAGTTACAACTACTCAGACTACACTCGGGACATCAACAACCTTAACATCTACAACTGTGCCAACAACAACTCCAGTTCCATCAACTACATCCATTCTTCCCACGACCAGCACCAGCACATCAACTGTAACAACACCCAGCGAGACAACCCTAATTACAACTGCATTTACAACTCCGACAGTTACAACTACTCAGACTACattcacaacatcaacaaccttAACATCTACAACTGTTCCAACATATACTAGTACCAGTCACACTAACTGCGGTTCGTGTAAATGGTCTGATTGGATTGACAATAATTATCCTTCGGATGGACCAAGTGGAGGAGAATATGAAATTATTAAGCCGATATGCAGCCTACCACTGGATATAGCAATGGAAATAGAATGTAGAGCAAAAGAATATAAAAATACATCCCTGGCAGACTTAGGTCAGAAGGTTGAGTGCAGTCTTCTGGTTGGACTCAATTGCAAGAATGAGGATCAACGGCCTCCGATTTGTTTCAATTATGAGATAAGAGTAAAATGTTGTAACCCCTGTGAAACAACCACACCAACAATACCAACTACTCAGACAACACTCGGGACATCAACAATCTTAACATCTACAACTGTGCCAACAACAACTACAGTTCCATCAACTACATCCATTCTGCCCACGACCAGCACCAGCACATCAACCGCAACAACACACAGCGAGACAACCCTATTTACAACTGCACTTACAACTCAGACAGTTACAACTACTCAGACTACACTCGGGACATCAACAACCTTAACATCTACAACTGTGCCAACAACAACTACAGTTCCATCAACTACATTCATTCTGCCCACGACCATTACCAGCACATCAACTGTAACAACACCCAGAGAGACAACCCTAATTACAACTGCACTCACAACTCCGACAGTTACAACTACTCAGACAACACTCGGGACATCAACAACCTTAACATCTACAACTGTGCCAACAACAACTACAGTTCCATCAACTACATCCATTCTGCCCACGACCAGCACCAGcacatcaactgcaacaacacaCAGTGAGACAACCCTAATTACAACTGCACTTACAACTCCGACAGTTACAACTACTCAGACAACACCCGGGACATCAACAACCTTAACATCTACAACTGTGCCAACAACAACTACAGTTCCATCAACTACATTCATTCTGCCCACGACCAGCACCAGCACATCAACTGTAACAACACCCAGCGAGACAACCCTAATTACATCTGCAGTCACAACTCCGACAGTTACAACAATTCGGCCCAGCATTAAAGCAACTACAGGCTTCATCATATATACTGCACCGCCTCCCACAGGTCCACCAACAGGATCTTCATGTACATGCAAATATCTCAACCAAAGTTTTCCTTCTG GTTCCTACATGTATAATCAGACCGATGGGGCAGGCTGGTGTTTCACATCATTCTGCAATCAAAGTTGCattgtagaaaaacaagcaagacCTTGTCATACTACTACACCACCAACGTTTACCACCAAGCCTGTGATAACACATTGTCAAAATGTCAATCCACCAAGAGAG GATGGTGAGTCTTGGCAGACTGATAAATGCACCATTCAAACTTGCCACAGTGGCAACATCACCACAGTACCAGTGAAATGTGCACCAGTGACAAAACTTGTGTGTGAAAATAAGTTTCCAGCTATTAAAGTCTATGATGACACTGGTTGCTGTTTTCATTATGAATGTCAAT GTATGTGCTATGGATGGGGAGATCCACATTACGTGACTTTTGATGGAACATATTATAGTTTTCAGGAAAACTGCACCTATGTTTTGGTTAAAGAGATAACTCCTAGATATCACAACTTCACTGTAATAATTGAAAATGTGAGTTGTGGTCCTTCTGGAACCATATCTTGCCCACAGTCTTTGACTGTATATTACAAGTCCTATACAATTATTCTGACACAGAAGAGGTCTACCATTACAACAAATATG TACTGGAATTGA